A DNA window from Theobroma cacao cultivar B97-61/B2 chromosome 5, Criollo_cocoa_genome_V2, whole genome shotgun sequence contains the following coding sequences:
- the LOC18598374 gene encoding uncharacterized protein LOC18598374 isoform X2, translating to MECQVLAEFVRVLKISSSSRIEAPLLQYLSIMIQNMDSEHATYYCLSNDYINNIIAHQYNFDAGDLALYYVSFLRAVSSKINRDTLCLLVKVHGDAVVSFPLYSEALKFAQHGEKMIQTAIRALTLNIYNVSDDMVYTFVTTPPASKYFSDLVSSLREQYLHLDALIHSTEEKCSHQKKKDIFMETDKIIDDLYYFKDILSVGEPRLSRVVTQNLLRLLIFPLLLPLLQLENKGSYNISVVTSLYIVSHLLQVVGGKHLINAVAGLLLYHYITSSQGDATNGDIAGSTSDPSALLCSLNDINIKESSGPGAEDAEDVNINYLLEHLNKHTTSNSHFDGTPTKDNMCIERIGIFAYIFSDNHSISLASLFLLLTLAENKDLEHFPASLIGISQSQDLTFTCSQNNCESAFPTVDGSIIVRLLPQILKALLKFLASQPPISPSIQWNIGWFLRKLLLCQGNMLTDDNIHLFNTSYKQSRECLQKELDGCWFDHIPDTIRHELRSCRKALEEKSEAKDPLFILELAICQQTLDCSSTSYFAWQRMVDAVKVFVLHLQLKALIFTGGLLEKPSLKSLSNSDPGKTYSTDISSASFGSEVSLGSGIPCRIAFSYAGVRDIYLIPVARGISGKLILAEKHPFRSQRGVVIAISPLAGLSPKIDDDHPTWLHLRIREFDPKFIKAKGNQSRVSNPADDGRWTLGFPSAKACETARLLILEEACKQRSFVESILAPLLQDD from the exons ATGGAATGCCAAGTTTTAGCAGAGTTTGTACGGGTACTAAAGATCAGTTCAAGTTCAAGAATTGAGGCACCGTTGCTTCAGTATCTAAGCATAATGATTCAAAACATGGATAGTGAACATGCAACTT ATTATTGTTTAAGCAATGACTATATCAACAACATCATAGCACATCAATATAACTTTGACGCAGGAGATCTTGCTCTTTATTATGTGTCTTTCTTAAG AGCAGTGAGCAGCAAAATAAACAGAGACACACTTTGCCTTCTTGTCAAAGTTCATGGG GATGCAGTAGTCTCATTTCCATTGTACAGTGAAGCTCTTAAATTTGCTCAACACGGGGAAAAGATGATTCAAACAGCTATACGTGCATTAACTCTCAACATATACAATG TTAGTGATGATATGGTCTATACATTTGTAACAACTCCTCCAGCCTCGAAGTACTTCTCAGACTTGGTTTCTAGTTTAAGGGAGCAATATCTACATCTAGATGCCCTTATCCATTCTACAGA GGAAAAATGCTctcatcaaaagaaaaaggacatATTTATGGAAACTGATAAAATTATAGACGATCTTTACTACTTCAAGGACATTCTTTCTGTTGGAGAGCCTCGTTTAAGTAGAGTTGTTACCCAAAATCTTCTCCGTTTACTTATTTTTCCCTTGTTGCTCCCGCTACTGCAATTAGAGAACAAA GGTAGCTACAACATCTCAGTAGTCACTTCTCTGTACATAgtttctcatcttcttcaagttGTTGGTGGAAAACACTTGATTAATGCAGTGGCTGGTCTTCTTCTATATCATTATATAACATCAAGTCAGGGAGATGCTACCAATGGAGATATAGCTGGTAGCACAAGTGATCCAAGTGCTCTTCTCTGCTCATTGAATGATATAAATATCAAGGAAAGTTCAGGTCCTGGGGCTGAGGATGCAGAAGATGTCAACATAAACTATTTACTTGAACATTTAAATAAGCATACAACCtcaaattctcattttgaTGGCACCCCTACGAAAGATAATATGTGTATAGAGAG GATTGGGATATTTGCATATATATTTTCAGACAATCACAGTATATCATTAGCATCTCTATTTTTACTACTTACTCTAGCAGAAAATAAAG ATCTGGAGCATTTTCCAGCATCACTGATAGGAATAAGTCAAAGTCAGGACTTGACG TTTACATGCTCCCAGAACAACTGTGAGTCAGCTTTTCCCACAGTGGATGGAAGTATTATTGTGAGACTTCTGCCTCAG attttgaaggCATTATTGAAGTTTTTAGCAAGCCAACCACCAATTTCCCCATCAATACAGTGGAATATAGGGTGGTTTTTGCGAAAGCTACTGCTATGTCAAGGAAATATGCTCACTGATGACAATATCCACCTATTCAAT ACTTCATACAAGCAGTCCCGTGAATGTCTTCAAAAAGAACTTGATGGATGTTGGTTTGATCATATCCCAGACACTATAAGACATGAGTTAAGAAGCTGTAGAAAAG CTCTTGAGGAAAAATCTGAAGCTAAAGATCCCTTATTCATATTGGAGCTTGCAATCTGCCAGCAAACCTTGGATT GCAGTTCGACTTCTTATTTTGCTTGGCAGAGGATGGTTGATGCAGTCAAG GTTTTCGTTCTCCATCTTCAGCTCAAGGCATTAATTTTCACGGGAGGTTTACTTGAAAAACCCTCACTGAAGTCATTGAGTAACAGTGATCCTGGGAAAACTTATAGTACAGATATTTCATCTGCCAGCTTTGGGTCAGAGGTCTCTTTAG GATCAGGAATCCCTTGTAGGATTGCTTTCTCATATGCTGGAGTGAGGGATATTTACCTAATACCGGTGGCAAGGGGAATTTCTGGAAAATTGATTCTTGCGGAGAAGCATCCTTTCCGGAGTCAACGAGGAGTTGTAATTGCCATTTCTCCTTTGGCAGGGTTAAGT CCTAAGATAGATGACGACCACCCAACATGGTTACATCTTCGGATAAGAGAATTTGATCCAAAATTCATTAAAGCTAAAGGCAACCAATCAAGGGTTTCCAATCCTGCTGATGATGGGAGATGGACACTTGGTTTTCCTAGTGCAAAGGCTTGTGAGACTGCTCGCTTACTGATTCTGGAAGAAGCTTGTAAGCAGAGGTCTTTTGTTGAGAGCATTCTTGCTCCGCTGCTTCAGGATGATTAA
- the LOC18598373 gene encoding LOW QUALITY PROTEIN: probable aspartyl protease At4g16563 (The sequence of the model RefSeq protein was modified relative to this genomic sequence to represent the inferred CDS: inserted 2 bases in 1 codon), which translates to MASFLLLSFFSSLLISTTLTVTTTATASTTIKISLSPFPXPPSFDAYQILNNLATSSVSRAHHLKQPTHKIKAKANTTSSLLKTPLFPHSYGGYTISLGIGTPPQILTFIMDTGSSLSWFPCTSRYICSQCAFPNVDPKKIPTFSPKLSSSKALVGCKNPKCRWLFGPDVESRCQDCEPTSKNCTQNCPPYIIQYGLGSTGGLLLVENLVFSQKTFQDFLVGCSIFSNRQPAGIVGFGRRPESLPSQLGVKKFSYCLVSRRFDDTGVSSNMLLETASGSGDAKTKGLSYTPFYKNQFASHPIFQEFYYVTIRKILVGDKHVKVPYKYLVPGPDGNGGTIVDSGSTFTFMERAVFELVSKEFEKQMGNYSRAREVENKSGLAPCVNISGHKSISFPELIFQFKGGAKMALPLANYFSFLDVNVVCLMVVTDNIIGQGVSGGPAIILGNFQQQNYYIEYDLANESFGFAKQSCV; encoded by the exons atggCTTCTTTTCTCctcctctctttcttctcttctcttctcatCTCCACTACATTAACAGTCACCACCACCGCCACCGCTTCCACCACCATTAAAATCTCCCTCTCTCCTTTCCC ACCCCCTTCCTTCGATGCATACCAAATTCTCAACAACTTAGCTACTTCTTCGGTCTCAAGAGCCCACCACCTCAAACAACCCACCCACAAAATCAAAGCCAAAGCCAACACCACCTCTTCTCTACTCAAGACCCCACTTTTTCCTCACAGCTATGGCGGCTACACGATCTCTCTCGGCATTGGAACTCCGCCTCAAATTCTCACTTTCATCATGGACACTGGCAGCAGCCTTTCCTGGTTTCCTTGCACCTCTCGTTACATTTGTTCCCAATGCGCATTCCCTAACGTCGACCCAAAAAAAATCCCCACCTTTTCCCCAAAACTTTCATCTTCCAAAGCGCTTGTAGGTTGCAAGAACCCCAAGTGTCGTTGGCTCTTTGGTCCCGATGTTGAGTCTCGTTGCCAAGACTGTGAACCGACATCCAAAAATTGTACTCAAAATTGCCCTCCTTACATAATTCAATACGGTTTAGGTTCCACTGGTGGACTTCTATTAGTAGAAAACCTTGTGTTTTCTCAGAAAACTTTCCAAGATTTCCTTGTTGGATGCTCCATTTTCTCTAACCGACAACCCGCTGGCATAGTTGGGTTCGGTCGGAGGCCCGAGTCTTTACCATCCCAATTAGGAGTGAAGAAATTCTCTTACTGTCTCGTTTCTCGCCGGTTTGATGACACAGGCGTCAGCAGCAACATGTTGTTGGAAACCGCGTCGGGTTCGGGTGATGCCAAGACAAAGGGTCTTAGCTACACACCATTTTACAAGAATCAATTTGCCTCACACCCgatttttcaagaattttaCTACGTAACTATACGTAAAATTCTTGTTGGGGATAAGCACGTGAAAGTTCCGTATAAATATTTGGTCCCGGGACCAGACGGGAATGGAGGCACTATCGTGGACTCAGGGTCAACGTTCACTTTCATGGAAAGAGCAGTGTTTGAGCTGGTCTCAAAAGAGTTCGAGAAGCAAATGGGAAATTATAGTAGAGCACGTGAAGTGGAAAACAAATCCGGCCTAGCCCCCTGCGTCAATATTTCAGGCCATAAGTCAATCAGTTTCCCAGAATTGATTTTCCAATTCAAAGGAGGGGCCAAAATGGCATTGCCTTTGGCTAATTATTTCTCATTCCTTGATGTTAATGTTGTTTGCTTGATGGTTGTTACCGATAATATTATCGGTCAAGGTGTCAGCGGCGGGCCAGCGATTATTCTAGGGAACTTTCAGCAGCAGAATTATTACATTGAATATGATTTGGCAAATGAGAGTTTTGGGTTTGCTAAACAAAGCTGTGTATGA
- the LOC18598374 gene encoding uncharacterized protein LOC18598374 isoform X1 yields the protein MWRSLWRSIDRFSLQHFKYVITELQQIKVVNKQNREAVIDLLQSIVEIVTYGDRQDPLIFECFMECQVLAEFVRVLKISSSSRIEAPLLQYLSIMIQNMDSEHATYYCLSNDYINNIIAHQYNFDAGDLALYYVSFLRAVSSKINRDTLCLLVKVHGDAVVSFPLYSEALKFAQHGEKMIQTAIRALTLNIYNVSDDMVYTFVTTPPASKYFSDLVSSLREQYLHLDALIHSTEEKCSHQKKKDIFMETDKIIDDLYYFKDILSVGEPRLSRVVTQNLLRLLIFPLLLPLLQLENKGSYNISVVTSLYIVSHLLQVVGGKHLINAVAGLLLYHYITSSQGDATNGDIAGSTSDPSALLCSLNDINIKESSGPGAEDAEDVNINYLLEHLNKHTTSNSHFDGTPTKDNMCIERIGIFAYIFSDNHSISLASLFLLLTLAENKDLEHFPASLIGISQSQDLTFTCSQNNCESAFPTVDGSIIVRLLPQILKALLKFLASQPPISPSIQWNIGWFLRKLLLCQGNMLTDDNIHLFNTSYKQSRECLQKELDGCWFDHIPDTIRHELRSCRKALEEKSEAKDPLFILELAICQQTLDCSSTSYFAWQRMVDAVKVFVLHLQLKALIFTGGLLEKPSLKSLSNSDPGKTYSTDISSASFGSEVSLGSGIPCRIAFSYAGVRDIYLIPVARGISGKLILAEKHPFRSQRGVVIAISPLAGLSPKIDDDHPTWLHLRIREFDPKFIKAKGNQSRVSNPADDGRWTLGFPSAKACETARLLILEEACKQRSFVESILAPLLQDD from the exons ATGTGGCGCTCTCTTTGGCGGTCCATCGATCGCTTCTCTCTTCAACACTTCAA ATACGTAATTACGGAATTGCAGCAGATCAAAGTTGTCAATAAGCAGAACAGG GAAGCAGTGATAGATCTACTACAGTCTATTGTAGAGATAGTGACATATGGTGACAGACAAGATCCATTAATATTTGA ATGTTTTATGGAATGCCAAGTTTTAGCAGAGTTTGTACGGGTACTAAAGATCAGTTCAAGTTCAAGAATTGAGGCACCGTTGCTTCAGTATCTAAGCATAATGATTCAAAACATGGATAGTGAACATGCAACTT ATTATTGTTTAAGCAATGACTATATCAACAACATCATAGCACATCAATATAACTTTGACGCAGGAGATCTTGCTCTTTATTATGTGTCTTTCTTAAG AGCAGTGAGCAGCAAAATAAACAGAGACACACTTTGCCTTCTTGTCAAAGTTCATGGG GATGCAGTAGTCTCATTTCCATTGTACAGTGAAGCTCTTAAATTTGCTCAACACGGGGAAAAGATGATTCAAACAGCTATACGTGCATTAACTCTCAACATATACAATG TTAGTGATGATATGGTCTATACATTTGTAACAACTCCTCCAGCCTCGAAGTACTTCTCAGACTTGGTTTCTAGTTTAAGGGAGCAATATCTACATCTAGATGCCCTTATCCATTCTACAGA GGAAAAATGCTctcatcaaaagaaaaaggacatATTTATGGAAACTGATAAAATTATAGACGATCTTTACTACTTCAAGGACATTCTTTCTGTTGGAGAGCCTCGTTTAAGTAGAGTTGTTACCCAAAATCTTCTCCGTTTACTTATTTTTCCCTTGTTGCTCCCGCTACTGCAATTAGAGAACAAA GGTAGCTACAACATCTCAGTAGTCACTTCTCTGTACATAgtttctcatcttcttcaagttGTTGGTGGAAAACACTTGATTAATGCAGTGGCTGGTCTTCTTCTATATCATTATATAACATCAAGTCAGGGAGATGCTACCAATGGAGATATAGCTGGTAGCACAAGTGATCCAAGTGCTCTTCTCTGCTCATTGAATGATATAAATATCAAGGAAAGTTCAGGTCCTGGGGCTGAGGATGCAGAAGATGTCAACATAAACTATTTACTTGAACATTTAAATAAGCATACAACCtcaaattctcattttgaTGGCACCCCTACGAAAGATAATATGTGTATAGAGAG GATTGGGATATTTGCATATATATTTTCAGACAATCACAGTATATCATTAGCATCTCTATTTTTACTACTTACTCTAGCAGAAAATAAAG ATCTGGAGCATTTTCCAGCATCACTGATAGGAATAAGTCAAAGTCAGGACTTGACG TTTACATGCTCCCAGAACAACTGTGAGTCAGCTTTTCCCACAGTGGATGGAAGTATTATTGTGAGACTTCTGCCTCAG attttgaaggCATTATTGAAGTTTTTAGCAAGCCAACCACCAATTTCCCCATCAATACAGTGGAATATAGGGTGGTTTTTGCGAAAGCTACTGCTATGTCAAGGAAATATGCTCACTGATGACAATATCCACCTATTCAAT ACTTCATACAAGCAGTCCCGTGAATGTCTTCAAAAAGAACTTGATGGATGTTGGTTTGATCATATCCCAGACACTATAAGACATGAGTTAAGAAGCTGTAGAAAAG CTCTTGAGGAAAAATCTGAAGCTAAAGATCCCTTATTCATATTGGAGCTTGCAATCTGCCAGCAAACCTTGGATT GCAGTTCGACTTCTTATTTTGCTTGGCAGAGGATGGTTGATGCAGTCAAG GTTTTCGTTCTCCATCTTCAGCTCAAGGCATTAATTTTCACGGGAGGTTTACTTGAAAAACCCTCACTGAAGTCATTGAGTAACAGTGATCCTGGGAAAACTTATAGTACAGATATTTCATCTGCCAGCTTTGGGTCAGAGGTCTCTTTAG GATCAGGAATCCCTTGTAGGATTGCTTTCTCATATGCTGGAGTGAGGGATATTTACCTAATACCGGTGGCAAGGGGAATTTCTGGAAAATTGATTCTTGCGGAGAAGCATCCTTTCCGGAGTCAACGAGGAGTTGTAATTGCCATTTCTCCTTTGGCAGGGTTAAGT CCTAAGATAGATGACGACCACCCAACATGGTTACATCTTCGGATAAGAGAATTTGATCCAAAATTCATTAAAGCTAAAGGCAACCAATCAAGGGTTTCCAATCCTGCTGATGATGGGAGATGGACACTTGGTTTTCCTAGTGCAAAGGCTTGTGAGACTGCTCGCTTACTGATTCTGGAAGAAGCTTGTAAGCAGAGGTCTTTTGTTGAGAGCATTCTTGCTCCGCTGCTTCAGGATGATTAA
- the LOC18598374 gene encoding uncharacterized protein LOC18598374 isoform X3 — protein MWRSLWRSIDRFSLQHFKYVITELQQIKVVNKQNREAVIDLLQSIVEIVTYGDRQDPLIFECFMECQVLAEFVRVLKISSSSRIEAPLLQYLSIMIQNMDSEHATYYCLSNDYINNIIAHQYNFDAGDLALYYVSFLRAVSSKINRDTLCLLVKVHGDAVVSFPLYSEALKFAQHGEKMIQTAIRALTLNIYNVSDDMVYTFVTTPPASKYFSDLVSSLREQYLHLDALIHSTEEKCSHQKKKDIFMETDKIIDDLYYFKDILSVGEPRLSRVVTQNLLRLLIFPLLLPLLQLENKGSYNISVVTSLYIVSHLLQVVGGKHLINAVAGLLLYHYITSSQGDATNGDIAGSTSDPSALLCSLNDINIKESSGPGAEDAEDVNINYLLEHLNKHTTSNSHFDGTPTKDNMCIERIGIFAYIFSDNHSISLASLFLLLTLAENKDLEHFPASLIGISQSQDLTFTCSQNNCESAFPTVDGSIIVRLLPQILKALLKFLASQPPISPSIQWNIGWFLRKLLLCQGNMLTDDNIHLFNTSYKQSRECLQKELDGCWFDHIPDTIRHELRSCRKALEEKSEAKDPLFILELAICQQTLDCSSTSYFAWQRMVDAVKPKIDDDHPTWLHLRIREFDPKFIKAKGNQSRVSNPADDGRWTLGFPSAKACETARLLILEEACKQRSFVESILAPLLQDD, from the exons ATGTGGCGCTCTCTTTGGCGGTCCATCGATCGCTTCTCTCTTCAACACTTCAA ATACGTAATTACGGAATTGCAGCAGATCAAAGTTGTCAATAAGCAGAACAGG GAAGCAGTGATAGATCTACTACAGTCTATTGTAGAGATAGTGACATATGGTGACAGACAAGATCCATTAATATTTGA ATGTTTTATGGAATGCCAAGTTTTAGCAGAGTTTGTACGGGTACTAAAGATCAGTTCAAGTTCAAGAATTGAGGCACCGTTGCTTCAGTATCTAAGCATAATGATTCAAAACATGGATAGTGAACATGCAACTT ATTATTGTTTAAGCAATGACTATATCAACAACATCATAGCACATCAATATAACTTTGACGCAGGAGATCTTGCTCTTTATTATGTGTCTTTCTTAAG AGCAGTGAGCAGCAAAATAAACAGAGACACACTTTGCCTTCTTGTCAAAGTTCATGGG GATGCAGTAGTCTCATTTCCATTGTACAGTGAAGCTCTTAAATTTGCTCAACACGGGGAAAAGATGATTCAAACAGCTATACGTGCATTAACTCTCAACATATACAATG TTAGTGATGATATGGTCTATACATTTGTAACAACTCCTCCAGCCTCGAAGTACTTCTCAGACTTGGTTTCTAGTTTAAGGGAGCAATATCTACATCTAGATGCCCTTATCCATTCTACAGA GGAAAAATGCTctcatcaaaagaaaaaggacatATTTATGGAAACTGATAAAATTATAGACGATCTTTACTACTTCAAGGACATTCTTTCTGTTGGAGAGCCTCGTTTAAGTAGAGTTGTTACCCAAAATCTTCTCCGTTTACTTATTTTTCCCTTGTTGCTCCCGCTACTGCAATTAGAGAACAAA GGTAGCTACAACATCTCAGTAGTCACTTCTCTGTACATAgtttctcatcttcttcaagttGTTGGTGGAAAACACTTGATTAATGCAGTGGCTGGTCTTCTTCTATATCATTATATAACATCAAGTCAGGGAGATGCTACCAATGGAGATATAGCTGGTAGCACAAGTGATCCAAGTGCTCTTCTCTGCTCATTGAATGATATAAATATCAAGGAAAGTTCAGGTCCTGGGGCTGAGGATGCAGAAGATGTCAACATAAACTATTTACTTGAACATTTAAATAAGCATACAACCtcaaattctcattttgaTGGCACCCCTACGAAAGATAATATGTGTATAGAGAG GATTGGGATATTTGCATATATATTTTCAGACAATCACAGTATATCATTAGCATCTCTATTTTTACTACTTACTCTAGCAGAAAATAAAG ATCTGGAGCATTTTCCAGCATCACTGATAGGAATAAGTCAAAGTCAGGACTTGACG TTTACATGCTCCCAGAACAACTGTGAGTCAGCTTTTCCCACAGTGGATGGAAGTATTATTGTGAGACTTCTGCCTCAG attttgaaggCATTATTGAAGTTTTTAGCAAGCCAACCACCAATTTCCCCATCAATACAGTGGAATATAGGGTGGTTTTTGCGAAAGCTACTGCTATGTCAAGGAAATATGCTCACTGATGACAATATCCACCTATTCAAT ACTTCATACAAGCAGTCCCGTGAATGTCTTCAAAAAGAACTTGATGGATGTTGGTTTGATCATATCCCAGACACTATAAGACATGAGTTAAGAAGCTGTAGAAAAG CTCTTGAGGAAAAATCTGAAGCTAAAGATCCCTTATTCATATTGGAGCTTGCAATCTGCCAGCAAACCTTGGATT GCAGTTCGACTTCTTATTTTGCTTGGCAGAGGATGGTTGATGCAGTCAAG CCTAAGATAGATGACGACCACCCAACATGGTTACATCTTCGGATAAGAGAATTTGATCCAAAATTCATTAAAGCTAAAGGCAACCAATCAAGGGTTTCCAATCCTGCTGATGATGGGAGATGGACACTTGGTTTTCCTAGTGCAAAGGCTTGTGAGACTGCTCGCTTACTGATTCTGGAAGAAGCTTGTAAGCAGAGGTCTTTTGTTGAGAGCATTCTTGCTCCGCTGCTTCAGGATGATTAA